A window of Pseudomonas guangdongensis contains these coding sequences:
- a CDS encoding CheR family methyltransferase — translation MQPSSPWAMTPLAEFDPGEFAAWQELLETRSGLVVEAQRRTYLQTMLGARLRELGLHSYAEYRRQLGEGPRGAFEWACLMDRLTVQETRFFRHPPSFACVAAHLRALGSAADAGRAWQLWSVGCASGEEAYALALLAAEAQQAAGLPTRFGVTGSDLSRTALERARCGRYRPERLGGLSAVLRQRHFAALTDGDWQVRDALRQRCCFVQLNVLDLEQAPQGGMDVIFCQNLLIYFRRWRRREVLARLVERLRPGGLLVIGVGEMGDWHHPQLQAVADNQVLAFTRKG, via the coding sequence ATGCAGCCAAGTTCACCCTGGGCCATGACGCCGCTCGCGGAGTTCGACCCCGGCGAGTTCGCGGCCTGGCAGGAACTGCTGGAAACCCGCAGCGGCCTGGTGGTCGAGGCGCAGCGCCGTACCTACCTGCAGACCATGCTGGGCGCCCGCCTGCGCGAGCTGGGTCTGCACAGCTACGCCGAGTACCGGCGCCAACTGGGCGAAGGGCCGCGCGGCGCGTTCGAATGGGCCTGCCTGATGGATCGCCTGACCGTGCAGGAAACCCGCTTTTTCCGTCATCCGCCGTCCTTCGCCTGTGTCGCGGCACACCTGCGCGCGCTGGGCTCGGCGGCCGACGCGGGCCGTGCCTGGCAGCTGTGGAGCGTCGGTTGCGCCTCCGGCGAGGAGGCCTATGCCCTGGCGCTGCTGGCTGCCGAGGCGCAGCAGGCGGCCGGCCTGCCGACCCGCTTCGGGGTGACCGGCAGCGATCTCAGCCGGACCGCGCTGGAGCGAGCGCGCTGCGGACGTTACCGGCCCGAGCGTCTGGGCGGGCTGTCGGCGGTGTTGCGCCAGCGTCATTTCGCAGCACTGACGGACGGCGACTGGCAGGTGAGGGACGCGCTGCGACAGCGCTGCTGTTTCGTGCAGTTGAACGTGCTCGATCTGGAGCAGGCGCCGCAGGGCGGCATGGACGTGATCTTCTGCCAGAACCTGCTGATCTATTTCCGCCGCTGGCGGCGCCGAGAGGTCCTCGCCCGACTGGTCGAACGCCTGCGCCCCGGCGGTCTGCTGGTGATCGGCGTGGGCGAGATGGGCGATTGGCACCACCCGCAGCTGCAGGCGGTCGCCGACAATCAGGTACTGGCCTTTACCCGGAAGGGATGA
- a CDS encoding methyl-accepting chemotaxis protein, with the protein MKTFNAGNLFSGMHSSQQIGVLFAVLIVSVALLFANFAYLSRQADHDQQYIGHAGELRLLSQGLAKNALEAAAGKAPAFALLKEERDDFVQRWQLLTAGDPATGLPAAPAELADPLTAVEQAWLPLRASTETILAREQTVLSLHQVAETLAETVPQLQREYEEVVDILLENGAPADQVIVAQRQTLLAERILAAVNRVLAGSGDALQAADSFGRDASLFGRVLKGMREGNTAMGISRVTDGEAIARLNATAELFEFVAGSVDEILQTSSELFRVRAAASDIFERSQGLLERTTELAGGFESLAGGRTFNTLAGYVLGLLALASIVLMALILVRDTRRTLAETSEKNDRNQTAILRLLDEIGDLADGDLTVQATVTEDFTGAIADSINYSIDQLRELVETINQTAMQVAAAAHESQGTAMHLAEASEHQAQEIAGASAAINEMAVSIDQVSANAAESAAVAERSVALANRGNEVVHNTIAGMDNIREQIQDTSKRIKRLGESSQEIGDIVSLIDDIADQTNILALNAAIQASMAGDAGRGFAVVADEVQRLAERSSAATKQIEALVKAIQTDTNEAVISMEQTTSEVVRGAHLAQDAGVALEEIEKVSRSLAALIQNISNAARQQASSASHIANTMYVIQEITSQTSTGTTATARSIGTLAKMASDMRQSVAGFTLPQQRETA; encoded by the coding sequence ATGAAGACATTCAACGCAGGCAATCTATTCAGCGGCATGCATAGCAGCCAGCAGATCGGCGTACTGTTCGCGGTGCTGATCGTCTCGGTCGCACTGCTGTTCGCCAACTTCGCCTACCTCAGCCGGCAGGCCGACCACGACCAGCAGTACATCGGTCATGCCGGCGAGCTGCGCCTGCTGTCCCAGGGACTGGCCAAGAACGCCCTGGAGGCGGCCGCCGGCAAGGCGCCGGCCTTCGCCCTGCTCAAGGAGGAGCGCGACGACTTCGTGCAGCGCTGGCAACTGCTGACTGCCGGCGATCCGGCGACCGGGCTGCCCGCCGCGCCGGCCGAACTGGCCGATCCGCTGACGGCGGTCGAGCAGGCCTGGCTGCCGCTGCGCGCGAGTACCGAGACGATCCTCGCCCGCGAGCAGACGGTGCTGTCGCTGCACCAGGTCGCCGAGACCCTCGCCGAGACCGTGCCGCAACTGCAGCGCGAGTACGAGGAGGTGGTCGACATCCTGCTGGAGAACGGCGCGCCGGCCGACCAGGTGATCGTCGCGCAGCGCCAGACTCTGCTCGCCGAGCGGATCCTCGCCGCGGTCAACCGGGTGCTCGCCGGCTCCGGCGACGCGCTGCAGGCCGCCGACAGCTTCGGACGCGACGCCAGCCTGTTCGGCCGGGTGCTCAAGGGCATGCGCGAAGGCAATACCGCCATGGGCATCTCGCGGGTCACCGACGGCGAGGCGATCGCCCGTCTGAACGCCACCGCCGAGCTGTTCGAGTTCGTCGCCGGTTCGGTGGACGAGATCCTGCAGACCTCCTCGGAGCTGTTCCGCGTCCGCGCAGCGGCCAGCGACATCTTCGAGCGCTCCCAGGGCCTGCTGGAGCGCACCACCGAGCTGGCCGGCGGTTTCGAGAGCCTGGCCGGCGGGCGCACCTTCAACACCCTGGCCGGTTACGTGCTGGGTCTCCTGGCGCTGGCCTCGATCGTGCTGATGGCGCTGATCCTGGTGCGCGACACCCGGCGCACCCTGGCCGAGACGTCCGAGAAGAATGACCGCAACCAGACCGCGATCCTGCGCCTGCTCGACGAGATCGGCGATCTGGCCGACGGCGACCTGACCGTGCAGGCCACCGTGACCGAGGACTTCACCGGCGCCATCGCCGACTCGATCAACTACTCCATCGACCAGCTGCGCGAGCTGGTCGAGACCATCAACCAGACCGCCATGCAGGTGGCCGCCGCCGCCCACGAGAGCCAGGGCACGGCGATGCACCTGGCCGAGGCCTCCGAGCACCAGGCCCAGGAAATCGCCGGCGCCTCCGCGGCGATCAACGAGATGGCGGTATCCATCGACCAGGTATCGGCCAACGCCGCCGAGTCCGCCGCGGTGGCCGAGCGCTCGGTGGCGCTGGCCAACCGCGGTAACGAGGTGGTGCACAACACTATCGCCGGAATGGACAACATCCGCGAGCAGATCCAGGACACCTCCAAGCGGATCAAGCGTCTCGGCGAGTCCTCCCAGGAGATCGGCGACATCGTCAGCCTGATCGACGACATCGCCGACCAGACCAACATCCTCGCGCTGAACGCGGCGATCCAGGCCTCGATGGCCGGCGATGCCGGGCGCGGCTTCGCCGTGGTCGCCGACGAGGTGCAACGTCTGGCCGAGCGCTCCTCGGCGGCGACCAAGCAGATCGAGGCGCTGGTCAAGGCGATCCAGACCGATACCAACGAGGCGGTGATTTCCATGGAGCAGACCACCAGCGAGGTGGTGCGCGGCGCGCACCTGGCCCAGGACGCCGGGGTGGCGCTGGAGGAGATCGAGAAGGTATCGCGCAGCCTGGCCGCGCTGATCCAGAACATCTCCAACGCCGCCCGCCAGCAGGCCTCCTCGGCCAGCCACATCGCCAACACCATGTACGTGATCCAGGAGATCACCTCGCAGACCTCCACCGGCACCACCGCCACCGCGCGCAGCATCGGCACCCTGGCCAAGATGGCCAGCGACATGCGCCAGTCGGTGGCCGGCTTCACCCTGCCGCAACAGCGGGAAACGGCCTGA
- a CDS encoding chemotaxis protein CheW, translated as MSEAMTPFQRLCEIDRQCRQRGLSLPARRKVAAQWGGIGFRLRQHHCVVPMSELGEVLHEPRQTRLPGVREWVRGVANVRGRLLPIMDLGQLLGFAPVAAGPQRRVLVVEQDEVFAGLLVDEVFGMQHFAVSSFNAALPALEAPLQPLVQGVFRRERDWLVFSPHALVARPAFLDVAR; from the coding sequence ATGAGCGAGGCGATGACTCCCTTCCAGCGACTGTGCGAGATCGACCGGCAATGCCGGCAGCGCGGTCTGTCGCTGCCGGCGCGGCGCAAGGTGGCGGCGCAGTGGGGCGGCATCGGTTTCCGCCTGCGCCAGCACCACTGCGTGGTGCCGATGAGCGAGCTGGGCGAGGTGCTGCACGAGCCGCGGCAGACCCGCCTGCCCGGGGTGCGCGAGTGGGTGCGCGGCGTGGCCAACGTGCGCGGCCGGCTGTTGCCGATCATGGACCTTGGTCAGCTGCTCGGTTTCGCGCCGGTGGCGGCAGGCCCGCAGCGGCGGGTGCTGGTGGTCGAGCAGGACGAGGTGTTCGCCGGCCTGCTGGTCGACGAAGTCTTCGGCATGCAGCATTTCGCCGTGAGCAGCTTCAACGCGGCGTTGCCCGCGCTGGAGGCGCCGTTGCAGCCGCTGGTACAGGGCGTGTTCCGGCGCGAGCGCGACTGGCTGGTCTTCAGCCCGCATGCGCTGGTCGCGCGGCCGGCGTTTCTGGATGTGGCCCGATAG
- the pilH gene encoding twitching motility response regulator PilH: MARILIVDDSPTELYRLAGILEKHGHQVLRAENGGDGVALARQERPDIILMDVVMPGLNGFQATRQLTRDPGTGHIPVIIVTTKDQETDKVWGRRQGARDYLTKPIDENLLLKTIAAVQAG, from the coding sequence ATGGCTCGCATATTGATCGTTGACGACTCGCCGACCGAGCTGTACCGGCTGGCCGGCATCCTCGAAAAGCACGGGCATCAGGTGCTACGTGCCGAGAACGGCGGCGACGGTGTGGCTCTGGCGCGCCAGGAGCGTCCCGACATCATTCTCATGGACGTGGTGATGCCGGGGCTCAACGGCTTCCAGGCCACCCGCCAGCTGACCCGCGATCCGGGCACCGGTCACATTCCGGTGATCATCGTCACCACCAAGGATCAGGAAACCGATAAGGTCTGGGGCAGACGTCAGGGCGCGCGCGACTACCTGACCAAGCCGATCGACGAGAACCTCCTGCTGAAGACCATCGCTGCCGTGCAGGCCGGCTGA
- the pilG gene encoding twitching motility response regulator PilG, which yields MEQHSESLKVMVIDDSKTIRRTAETLLKKVGCDVITAIDGFDALAKIADSRPGIIFVDIMMPRLDGYQTCALIKNNSAFKSTPVIMLSSKDGLFDKAKGRIVGSDQYLTKPFSREELLGAIKNHVPGFVPQEQPTI from the coding sequence ATGGAACAGCACTCCGAGAGCTTGAAGGTCATGGTGATCGACGACTCGAAAACGATCCGCCGCACGGCGGAAACCCTGCTCAAGAAGGTGGGGTGCGACGTCATCACCGCCATCGACGGCTTCGATGCCCTGGCCAAGATCGCCGACTCGCGTCCGGGGATCATCTTCGTCGACATCATGATGCCGCGCCTGGACGGCTATCAGACCTGCGCCCTGATCAAGAACAACAGCGCCTTCAAGTCCACGCCGGTGATCATGCTGTCTTCCAAGGACGGCCTGTTCGACAAGGCCAAGGGGCGCATCGTTGGCTCCGACCAGTACCTGACCAAGCCGTTCAGCCGCGAAGAACTGCTCGGCGCCATCAAGAATCATGTTCCAGGCTTCGTGCCCCAGGAGCAGCCCACCATCTGA
- the gshB gene encoding glutathione synthase: MSVRLGIVMDPIARISFKKDSSLAMLLAAQSRGWSLFYLEQHDIYLRDGQVRARPRPLKVFNDPKHWFHLDAEQDIALHELDVVLMRKDPPFDSEFLYCTHLLEQAEREGLLVVNRPQSLRDCNEKLFATRFPHCTPPTLVSRRVDILREFAAEQRDIILKPLDGMGGSSIFHHRAGDPNLSVILETLTAHGSRQIMAQGYLPAIKDGDKRILMIDGEPVPYCLARIPASGETRGNLAAGGRGEARPLTDRDRWIAAQVGPTLRELGLLFVGLDVIGEHLTEINVTSPTCIREIDAAFGTDIAGQLMDAIAAKLDARAR; the protein is encoded by the coding sequence ATGAGCGTTCGCCTGGGCATCGTCATGGATCCCATCGCCCGCATTTCCTTCAAGAAGGACAGCTCGCTGGCCATGCTGCTGGCCGCCCAGTCGCGCGGCTGGTCGCTGTTCTACCTGGAGCAGCACGACATCTATCTGCGCGATGGCCAGGTGCGCGCCCGGCCCCGGCCGCTCAAGGTGTTCAACGACCCCAAGCACTGGTTCCACCTCGACGCCGAGCAGGACATCGCCCTGCACGAGCTGGACGTGGTGCTGATGCGCAAGGACCCGCCGTTCGACAGCGAATTCCTCTACTGCACCCACCTGCTGGAGCAGGCCGAACGCGAAGGCCTGCTGGTGGTCAACCGCCCGCAGAGCCTGCGCGACTGCAACGAGAAGCTGTTCGCCACCCGCTTCCCGCACTGCACGCCGCCCACCCTGGTGAGCCGACGCGTCGACATTCTGCGCGAGTTTGCCGCAGAGCAGCGTGACATCATTCTCAAACCCCTGGACGGCATGGGCGGCTCGTCGATCTTCCACCACCGCGCTGGCGACCCCAACCTGTCGGTGATTCTCGAGACCCTAACCGCCCACGGCAGCCGGCAGATCATGGCGCAGGGCTACCTGCCGGCGATCAAGGACGGCGACAAGCGTATCCTGATGATCGATGGCGAGCCGGTGCCCTATTGCCTGGCGCGCATTCCCGCCAGCGGCGAGACCCGCGGCAACCTGGCCGCCGGCGGCCGCGGCGAAGCGCGGCCGCTGACCGATCGCGACCGCTGGATCGCCGCCCAGGTCGGCCCGACCCTGCGCGAGCTGGGCCTGCTGTTCGTCGGCCTCGACGTGATCGGCGAGCACCTCACCGAGATCAACGTCACCAGCCCGACCTGCATCCGCGAGATCGATGCCGCCTTCGGCACAGACATCGCCGGCCAGCTGATGGACGCCATCGCCGCCAAGCTCGACGCCCGCGCGCGCTGA
- a CDS encoding energy transducer TonB, which produces MNAAASPSLPPRAPAGRRLGLTLLCAALLHLAVLFGVGFSLPAPDLPSKTLDVTIATFKSETPPEKAELLAQHDQQGSGSLEQQATPKTTERAPFQDSRINPVAAPAVPRASPPPPPPQASVTTRAPRPQQAPSQAPPPRPAEPRPAEAPRFDSSQLSAEIASLEAQLSDERELYAKRPRVHRLNAASTMRDKGAWYKEEWRRKVERVGNLNYPDEARRQRLYGSLRLLVAINRDGTLREVALLESSGQPILDQAAMRIVRLSAPFAPFSGDLADVDVLEIIRTWRFARGDRLASQ; this is translated from the coding sequence ATGAACGCTGCCGCCTCCCCTTCGCTTCCTCCGCGCGCCCCGGCCGGCCGCCGCCTGGGCCTGACCCTGCTGTGCGCCGCGCTGCTGCACCTCGCCGTGCTGTTCGGCGTCGGCTTCTCGCTGCCGGCTCCGGATCTGCCGAGCAAGACCCTCGACGTGACCATCGCCACCTTCAAGAGCGAGACGCCGCCGGAGAAGGCCGAACTGCTCGCCCAGCACGACCAGCAGGGCAGCGGCAGCCTGGAGCAGCAGGCCACGCCGAAGACCACCGAGCGGGCTCCGTTCCAGGACAGCCGCATCAATCCGGTGGCCGCGCCCGCCGTGCCCCGGGCCAGTCCGCCGCCACCGCCGCCGCAGGCCAGCGTCACCACCCGCGCGCCGCGTCCGCAGCAGGCGCCCAGTCAGGCGCCGCCGCCGCGCCCGGCCGAACCGCGTCCCGCCGAGGCGCCGCGCTTCGACAGCAGCCAGCTGTCGGCGGAGATCGCCAGCCTGGAGGCACAGCTCAGCGACGAACGCGAGCTGTACGCCAAACGCCCGCGCGTCCATCGCCTCAACGCCGCCTCGACCATGCGCGACAAGGGCGCCTGGTACAAGGAGGAGTGGCGGCGCAAGGTCGAGCGGGTCGGCAACCTCAACTATCCCGACGAGGCGCGCCGCCAGCGCCTCTACGGCAGCCTGCGCCTGCTGGTGGCGATCAACCGCGACGGCACCCTGCGCGAGGTCGCCTTGCTCGAATCATCCGGCCAGCCGATCCTCGACCAGGCGGCGATGCGCATCGTGCGCCTGTCCGCGCCCTTCGCCCCGTTCAGCGGCGACCTGGCCGACGTCGACGTGCTGGAGATCATCCGTACCTGGCGCTTTGCCCGCGGCGACCGCCTGGCCAGCCAGTGA
- a CDS encoding YqgE/AlgH family protein, giving the protein MNSTTQHSLKHHFLIAMPQMDDPNFAQTLIYLVDHNEFGAMGLVVNRTSGLTLAQILDQLQPDIRADARCQTRPIYAGGPVQTDRGFVLHPRGWQFHATLELGELALSTSQDSLVAIAEGHGPEQCLIALGYAGWDAGQLEAELLDNAWLTCPADPAILFEVASEERLARAATSLGVDLALLAREAGHA; this is encoded by the coding sequence ATGAACAGCACAACCCAGCACTCCCTCAAGCACCACTTCCTGATCGCCATGCCGCAGATGGACGATCCGAACTTCGCCCAGACCCTGATCTACCTGGTCGACCACAACGAGTTCGGCGCCATGGGCCTGGTGGTCAACCGCACCAGCGGCCTCACCCTGGCGCAGATTCTCGACCAGCTGCAGCCCGACATCCGCGCCGACGCGCGCTGCCAGACGCGGCCGATCTATGCCGGCGGCCCGGTGCAAACCGATCGCGGCTTCGTCCTCCACCCGCGCGGCTGGCAGTTCCATGCCACCCTGGAGCTGGGCGAGCTGGCCCTTTCCACCTCCCAGGACAGTCTGGTGGCGATCGCCGAAGGCCATGGCCCCGAACAGTGCCTGATCGCCCTCGGCTACGCCGGCTGGGACGCCGGCCAGCTGGAGGCCGAGCTGCTCGACAACGCCTGGCTGACCTGCCCGGCCGACCCGGCGATCCTCTTCGAGGTCGCCAGCGAAGAACGCCTGGCGCGCGCCGCCACCAGTCTGGGCGTCGACCTCGCCCTGCTGGCCCGCGAGGCCGGCCACGCATGA
- the ruvX gene encoding Holliday junction resolvase RuvX, which yields MSGPRLLLGFDYGTRQIGVAVGQAITGQARELCVLKAQNGVPDWSQIEKLVKEWQPDAIVVGLPLNMDGTPSEMSARAEKFARRLHGRFNLPVHTHDERLTTFEAKGQRLAQGQRGGYRERPVDALAAALLLEGWLEQHASPSH from the coding sequence ATGAGCGGCCCGCGCCTGCTGCTCGGTTTCGACTACGGCACCCGGCAGATCGGCGTCGCCGTCGGCCAGGCGATCACCGGCCAGGCCCGCGAGCTGTGCGTGCTCAAGGCGCAGAACGGCGTGCCGGACTGGAGCCAGATCGAGAAACTGGTCAAGGAGTGGCAGCCGGACGCCATCGTCGTCGGCCTGCCGCTGAACATGGACGGCACGCCCAGCGAGATGAGCGCGCGCGCCGAGAAGTTCGCCCGCCGCCTGCACGGGCGTTTCAACCTGCCGGTACACACCCACGACGAGCGCCTGACCACCTTCGAAGCCAAGGGCCAGCGTCTGGCCCAGGGCCAGCGCGGCGGCTATCGCGAGCGCCCGGTGGACGCCCTGGCCGCCGCCCTGCTGCTCGAAGGCTGGCTGGAGCAACACGCAAGCCCATCGCACTGA
- the pyrR gene encoding bifunctional pyr operon transcriptional regulator/uracil phosphoribosyltransferase PyrR yields the protein MTLPDPAALLSQMADDLRAHLNRRGILEPRFVGIQTGGVWVARALLAELDCSEAPLGALNVSFYRDDFSRTGLHPQVQPSALPFEVEDQHLVLIDDVLMSGRTVRAALNELFDYGRPASVTLVCLLDLDARELPIRPDVVGATLSLAPEQRVKLHGPALLALELQTLAASH from the coding sequence ATGACCCTGCCCGATCCCGCTGCCCTGCTGTCGCAGATGGCCGACGACCTGCGTGCCCACCTGAACCGGCGCGGCATCCTTGAGCCGCGCTTCGTCGGCATCCAGACCGGCGGCGTGTGGGTGGCCCGCGCCCTGCTCGCCGAACTGGACTGCAGCGAGGCGCCGCTCGGCGCGCTCAACGTGTCCTTCTACCGCGACGACTTCAGCCGCACCGGCCTGCACCCGCAGGTGCAGCCCTCGGCGCTGCCCTTCGAGGTCGAGGACCAGCACCTGGTGCTGATCGACGACGTGCTGATGAGCGGGCGCACCGTGCGCGCGGCGCTCAACGAACTGTTCGACTACGGCCGCCCGGCCAGCGTGACCCTGGTCTGCCTGCTCGACCTGGATGCCCGCGAGCTGCCGATCCGCCCCGACGTGGTCGGCGCCACCCTGTCGCTGGCCCCCGAGCAGCGGGTAAAATTGCACGGGCCTGCACTGCTCGCCCTCGAGCTGCAGACCCTCGCCGCCTCCCACTGA